In Thermomonas paludicola, the following are encoded in one genomic region:
- the purL gene encoding phosphoribosylformylglycinamidine synthase — MIVLEGAPALSPFRHDRLQTRLQSLLPGLRIAAAWHAYWIDPEPGTAPDMAALCRILQAEAGFATAAAGAVTRYVVPRLGTLSPWASKATELLRGAGLPVRRVERGMRIDLLGWPQDAAAQGALGRLLFDPMTQSLLDSRDAGAALFSAQPAGAVEVIPLAQLEAANARLGLALAEDEIDYLRARYAELGRDPHDVELMMFAQANSEHCRHKIFNASWTIDGREQPTSLFKMIKHTHATTPEHTLSAYSDNAAVVEGYAASRWRPEPSTQRYRSEPVTESAFCIKVETHNHPTAIAPFPGASTGAGGEIRDEGATGRGGRPKAGLCGFSVSHLRIPTLPQPWEGVRSLNPRMASAFEIMRDAPLGAAAFNNEFGRPNLTGYFRSFELPESDGLTRAYDKPIMLAGGLGAMDRVQVEKLRLADGDAVIVLGGPAMLIGLGGGAASSVASGDVAEELDFASVQRDNPEMERRAQEVIDRCVAMGTDNPILCIHDVGAGGLSNAIPELLHDSGVGGIIDLGKVPKDDPSLSPMQLWCNESQERYVLGVQQSRVDDIAALCARERCPFAVVGVATAEEHLRAGYDGQPPAIDLPMDVLFGKAPKMHRDTAHPAPPRWPEADTDALDLREAGLRVLAHPTVAAKSFLVTIGDRSVGGLTARDQMVGPWQMPVADCAITLSGFDGFTGEAMAIGERTPLALLDAAASARMAVGEAITNLMAAPVEFLNRIKLSANWMAAAGHSGEDARLFDAVKAVGMELCPALELSIPVGKDSLSMQAQWQVDGAAQASVSPVSLVVTAFAPVVDVRRQLTPLLRRDVESELWLIGLGGGRQRMGGSVLSQCFPDAGNGGALPAFGGDAPDLDDPQRLRALFELIRDAREAGMLLAYHDRSDGGVFSALCEMAFTSHLGLDIRLDGWGDGRTGDPLRVLFNEELGAVVQVSVDERAAFADLVAQHGLIECAQRIARPTTAPLIRISDADETLVQWRWEDLFDAWWAVTHAMQKLRDNPDCADSERESVRRFDAPGLAPLLTFDAAEDVALPYISTGARPTVAILREQGVNSQIETAYAFDRAGFDAFDVHMSDLVAGRFDLADFHGFVACGGFSYGDVLGAGRGWATSILERAALRDMFAAFFARDDRFSLGICNGCQMMAQLRDIIPGAEHWPTFQRNASEQYEARLALLEIGQSPSILLRGMAGSRIPVAVAHGEGRAVFANGIDQSAVDVVARYVEGGAIAKAYPANPNGSPDGIAGVASRDGRATLLMPHPERTLRTANFSWAPADWPEQSPWQRMFRNARVWLG, encoded by the coding sequence ATGATCGTCCTCGAGGGCGCGCCCGCCCTGTCGCCGTTCCGCCACGACCGCCTGCAAACCCGTCTCCAGAGTCTGCTGCCTGGCCTGCGCATCGCCGCCGCCTGGCATGCGTACTGGATTGACCCGGAGCCCGGCACTGCGCCCGACATGGCGGCCCTGTGCCGCATTCTGCAAGCCGAGGCGGGGTTCGCCACCGCCGCCGCCGGCGCGGTGACCCGCTATGTGGTGCCGCGCCTGGGCACGCTGTCGCCCTGGGCCAGCAAGGCCACCGAACTGCTGCGCGGCGCGGGCCTGCCGGTCAGGCGGGTCGAGCGCGGCATGCGCATCGACCTGCTGGGTTGGCCGCAGGACGCCGCAGCGCAGGGCGCGCTGGGCCGCCTGCTGTTCGACCCGATGACGCAGTCGCTGCTGGACTCGCGCGACGCTGGCGCGGCGTTGTTTTCCGCGCAACCGGCGGGCGCGGTGGAAGTGATTCCGCTGGCGCAGCTGGAAGCTGCCAATGCGCGGCTGGGGCTGGCGCTGGCGGAGGACGAAATCGACTACCTGCGCGCGCGTTACGCCGAGCTGGGGCGTGATCCGCACGACGTCGAACTGATGATGTTCGCGCAGGCCAATTCCGAACATTGCCGGCACAAGATCTTCAACGCGTCGTGGACGATTGACGGCCGCGAACAGCCCACCTCGCTGTTCAAGATGATCAAGCACACCCACGCCACCACGCCCGAGCACACGCTGTCGGCGTACAGCGACAACGCGGCGGTGGTGGAGGGGTACGCCGCTTCGCGCTGGCGCCCGGAGCCCTCGACGCAGCGTTACCGCAGCGAACCGGTCACCGAGTCGGCGTTCTGCATCAAGGTCGAGACGCATAACCATCCCACCGCGATCGCGCCATTCCCGGGTGCGTCCACCGGTGCTGGCGGCGAGATTCGCGATGAAGGTGCCACCGGTCGCGGTGGCCGCCCCAAAGCCGGTCTGTGCGGGTTCTCGGTCAGCCATTTGCGCATCCCGACCCTGCCGCAGCCGTGGGAGGGCGTGCGCAGCTTGAACCCGCGCATGGCCAGCGCGTTCGAGATCATGCGCGACGCTCCGCTGGGCGCGGCGGCGTTCAACAATGAATTCGGCCGGCCCAACTTGACCGGCTATTTCCGCAGCTTCGAGCTGCCCGAAAGCGACGGCCTGACGCGCGCCTACGACAAGCCGATCATGCTGGCAGGCGGCCTGGGGGCGATGGATCGCGTGCAGGTGGAGAAGCTGCGGTTGGCGGACGGCGACGCGGTGATCGTGCTGGGCGGGCCGGCCATGCTGATCGGCCTGGGCGGCGGCGCAGCCAGCTCGGTGGCGTCGGGCGACGTGGCCGAAGAGCTCGATTTCGCGTCCGTGCAGCGCGACAACCCGGAAATGGAGCGGCGCGCGCAGGAAGTGATCGACCGCTGCGTGGCGATGGGCACCGACAACCCGATCCTGTGCATCCACGACGTGGGCGCCGGCGGCTTGTCGAACGCGATTCCCGAGCTGCTGCACGACTCCGGCGTGGGCGGCATCATCGACCTCGGCAAGGTGCCGAAGGACGACCCGTCGCTGTCGCCGATGCAGCTGTGGTGCAACGAATCGCAGGAGCGCTACGTGCTGGGCGTGCAGCAGTCGCGGGTGGATGACATCGCCGCGCTGTGCGCGCGCGAGCGCTGCCCGTTCGCGGTGGTCGGCGTGGCGACCGCAGAGGAACACCTGCGCGCGGGTTACGACGGCCAGCCCCCCGCCATCGACCTGCCGATGGACGTGCTGTTCGGCAAGGCGCCGAAGATGCATCGCGACACCGCGCATCCCGCGCCGCCGCGCTGGCCCGAGGCCGACACGGATGCGCTGGATCTGCGCGAAGCGGGGCTGCGCGTGCTGGCGCATCCCACCGTGGCCGCCAAATCCTTCCTGGTCACCATTGGCGACCGCAGCGTCGGTGGCCTGACCGCCCGCGACCAGATGGTGGGGCCGTGGCAGATGCCGGTGGCCGATTGCGCGATCACGCTGAGCGGCTTCGACGGCTTTACCGGCGAGGCGATGGCGATTGGCGAGCGCACGCCGCTGGCACTGCTGGATGCGGCGGCTTCGGCGCGCATGGCGGTGGGCGAGGCGATCACCAATTTGATGGCAGCGCCGGTGGAGTTTCTCAACCGGATCAAGCTGTCGGCCAACTGGATGGCGGCGGCTGGCCATTCCGGCGAAGACGCGCGCCTGTTCGATGCAGTCAAGGCAGTGGGCATGGAGCTGTGCCCGGCGCTGGAGCTGAGCATCCCGGTGGGCAAGGATTCGCTGTCGATGCAGGCGCAGTGGCAGGTCGATGGCGCGGCGCAGGCATCGGTATCGCCGGTGTCGCTGGTGGTGACCGCGTTTGCGCCGGTGGTCGATGTGCGCCGGCAGCTCACCCCGCTGCTGCGGCGCGACGTGGAGTCCGAGCTGTGGCTGATCGGCTTGGGTGGCGGCCGCCAGCGCATGGGCGGCTCGGTGTTGTCGCAATGTTTCCCGGACGCCGGCAACGGCGGCGCACTGCCGGCGTTCGGCGGCGATGCCCCCGACCTGGATGATCCGCAGCGCCTGCGCGCGCTGTTCGAGTTGATTCGCGACGCCCGCGAGGCGGGCATGCTGCTGGCCTATCACGATCGTTCCGATGGTGGCGTGTTTTCCGCGCTGTGCGAGATGGCCTTCACCTCGCACCTGGGCCTGGACATCCGCCTCGATGGCTGGGGCGATGGCCGCACCGGCGACCCGCTGCGCGTGCTGTTCAACGAGGAGCTGGGCGCGGTGGTGCAGGTCTCGGTGGACGAGCGCGCCGCCTTTGCCGACCTGGTGGCGCAGCATGGCTTGATCGAATGCGCGCAGCGCATCGCCAGGCCGACCACCGCCCCGCTCATCCGCATCAGTGATGCCGATGAAACGCTGGTGCAGTGGCGCTGGGAGGACTTGTTCGACGCCTGGTGGGCGGTCACCCACGCGATGCAGAAGCTGCGCGACAACCCCGATTGCGCCGACAGCGAGCGCGAGTCCGTGCGTCGCTTCGATGCGCCGGGCCTGGCCCCGCTGCTGACCTTTGATGCTGCCGAAGACGTCGCCCTGCCGTACATCTCGACCGGCGCGCGCCCGACGGTGGCGATCCTGCGCGAGCAGGGCGTCAACAGCCAGATCGAGACGGCGTATGCGTTTGACCGCGCCGGCTTCGACGCGTTCGACGTGCACATGAGCGACCTGGTCGCGGGACGCTTCGACCTTGCCGACTTCCACGGCTTCGTGGCCTGCGGCGGCTTCAGCTACGGCGACGTGCTGGGTGCGGGCCGCGGCTGGGCCACGTCGATCCTGGAGCGCGCGGCGTTGCGCGACATGTTCGCCGCGTTCTTCGCCCGCGATGATCGCTTCTCGCTGGGCATCTGCAATGGCTGCCAGATGATGGCGCAGCTGCGCGACATCATCCCCGGCGCCGAGCACTGGCCCACCTTCCAGCGCAATGCCAGCGAGCAGTACGAAGCGCGGCTGGCGCTGCTGGAAATCGGGCAGTCGCCGTCGATCCTGCTGCGCGGCATGGCCGGTTCGCGCATTCCGGTGGCGGTGGCCCACGGCGAGGGGCGCGCGGTGTTTGCCAACGGCATCGACCAGAGCGCCGTTGACGTGGTCGCGCGCTACGTGGAGGGCGGCGCCATCGCCAAGGCGTACCCGGCCAATCCGAACGGTTCGCCGGACGGCATTGCCGGCGTCGCCAGCCGCGATGGCCGCGCCACCCTGCTGATGCCGCATCCCGAGCGCACGCTGCGCACCGCCAATTTCAGCTGGGCCCCGGCCGACTGGCCGGAGCAGTCGCCGTGGCAGCGCATGTTCCGCAACGCGCGGGTCTGGCTAGGCTGA
- a CDS encoding DsbC family protein — translation MKQLVFAALLSVSLSSCAQPAATPQASAVPTAATPQNEPAFAAGTPEARAREALRALNPRVQVERIGEAPIAGFREVVAGGQVVYVSDDGKYIFQGGLLDVDKGLDLSERAMAKLRKQVLATLPESDRIVFAPKGVTRHTVVVLTDVECGYCRKFHSDIAQYTGRGIRVEYLAFPRAGLGSPDYQEMVAVWCAPDRQKALTDAKNGQPPAPHACTRTPVDMQYRAGLRMGLEGTPMILTDDGRLVGGYLPPDRLLLRLDAMDKDQAAG, via the coding sequence ATGAAACAGCTCGTGTTCGCCGCCCTGCTCAGTGTCAGCCTGTCCTCCTGCGCCCAGCCGGCGGCCACGCCACAGGCCAGCGCGGTTCCCACTGCAGCGACGCCGCAGAACGAGCCAGCCTTCGCCGCCGGCACGCCGGAAGCGCGTGCGCGCGAGGCGCTGCGCGCATTGAACCCGCGTGTGCAGGTTGAACGCATCGGCGAGGCTCCGATCGCGGGCTTCCGCGAAGTGGTCGCCGGGGGCCAGGTGGTGTATGTCAGCGATGACGGCAAGTACATCTTCCAGGGCGGCCTTCTGGACGTGGACAAGGGCCTCGACCTCAGCGAGCGGGCGATGGCCAAGTTGCGCAAGCAGGTGTTGGCCACCCTGCCGGAATCCGATCGCATCGTGTTTGCGCCCAAGGGCGTGACCAGGCACACCGTCGTGGTGTTGACCGACGTGGAATGCGGCTATTGCCGCAAGTTCCATTCCGACATCGCCCAATACACCGGTCGCGGCATCCGGGTGGAGTACCTGGCCTTCCCGCGCGCCGGCCTGGGCAGTCCCGACTACCAGGAAATGGTGGCCGTCTGGTGCGCGCCTGACCGGCAGAAGGCGCTGACCGATGCCAAGAACGGCCAGCCGCCGGCACCACACGCTTGCACGCGCACGCCGGTGGACATGCAGTACCGCGCCGGCCTGCGCATGGGGCTGGAAGGCACTCCGATGATCCTGACCGACGATGGCCGCCTGGTCGGCGGCTATCTGCCGCCCGATCGCCTGCTGCTGCGGCTGGACGCCATGGACAAGGATCAGGCCGCCGGCTGA
- the gspE gene encoding type II secretion system ATPase GspE: MNAVASQTLPDVDDAEERIAALLLARGKLKDVDLARARKLQEQDGGGLLLLLARLGLVSERDHAEACASALNLPLRSARDVPELPPDEVALSVKFMKQFHVVAVAADAAGVDVLLADPQDAYVLDAVRLASGREARAAVALRSEIDELIERWHGQGRSAMEGIVDGAEGAESLDDVEHLRDLASEAPVIRLVNLVIQRAVELRASDIHIEPFETRLKVRYRIDGVLEEGESPPASLTAAIISRVKIMARLNIAERRLPQDGRIVMRVQGKELDLRVSTVPTAHGESVVMRLLDRETVVLDFARLGFGDGFMPRFQKVLEQPHGILLVTGPTGSGKTTTLYTALSKLNTPKVKIITVEDPVEYQIEGINQIQAKPQIGLDFANALRSIVRQDPDIIMIGEMRDLETARIAIQSALTGHLVLSTLHTNNAAGGITRLLDMGVEDYLLTSTVNGIVAQRLVRRLEPVHAEKYPASPEEIEKFNLRRFQPQGEIFLHRAKPSALSPTGYLGRTTIMELLVIDDDIRRAVMRHAGMDEIEKLARQAGMLTMYEVGIAKALRGETTIEEVLRVTEDA; encoded by the coding sequence GTGAATGCAGTCGCCAGTCAGACCCTGCCCGATGTCGACGACGCGGAAGAGCGCATTGCTGCGCTGCTGTTGGCGCGCGGCAAGCTGAAGGACGTCGATCTGGCGCGGGCGCGCAAGCTGCAGGAGCAGGACGGCGGCGGGCTGCTGCTGCTGTTGGCGCGGCTGGGGCTGGTGTCCGAGCGCGACCACGCCGAGGCCTGTGCCAGCGCGCTGAACCTGCCGCTGCGCAGCGCGCGCGACGTGCCGGAACTGCCGCCGGACGAGGTGGCGCTGAGCGTCAAGTTCATGAAGCAGTTCCACGTGGTTGCGGTTGCGGCCGATGCCGCCGGCGTGGACGTGCTGCTGGCGGATCCGCAAGATGCCTATGTGCTCGACGCAGTGCGTCTTGCCAGTGGCCGCGAGGCGCGTGCGGCGGTGGCATTGCGCAGCGAGATCGACGAATTGATCGAACGCTGGCACGGCCAGGGCCGCAGCGCGATGGAAGGCATCGTCGATGGCGCGGAAGGCGCGGAAAGCCTCGACGACGTCGAGCATCTGCGCGACCTGGCGTCGGAAGCGCCGGTGATCCGGCTGGTGAACCTGGTGATCCAGCGCGCGGTGGAATTGCGTGCTTCGGACATCCACATCGAGCCGTTCGAAACCCGGCTGAAGGTGCGCTACCGCATCGATGGCGTGCTGGAGGAAGGCGAAAGCCCGCCGGCCAGCCTGACCGCCGCGATCATCAGCCGCGTCAAGATCATGGCCCGGCTCAACATCGCCGAGCGTCGCCTGCCGCAGGACGGCCGCATCGTCATGCGCGTGCAGGGCAAGGAACTGGACCTGCGCGTCAGCACGGTGCCCACCGCGCATGGCGAATCGGTGGTGATGCGCCTGCTGGATCGCGAAACCGTGGTGCTGGACTTCGCCCGGCTGGGCTTCGGCGATGGCTTCATGCCGCGCTTCCAGAAAGTGCTGGAACAGCCGCACGGCATCCTGCTGGTCACCGGCCCCACCGGTTCCGGCAAGACCACCACGCTGTACACGGCGTTGTCGAAGCTCAACACGCCGAAGGTCAAGATCATCACCGTCGAAGACCCGGTGGAATACCAGATCGAGGGCATCAACCAGATTCAGGCCAAGCCGCAGATCGGGCTGGATTTCGCCAACGCGCTGCGCAGCATCGTCCGCCAGGATCCGGACATCATCATGATCGGTGAAATGCGCGACCTGGAAACCGCGCGCATCGCGATCCAGTCGGCGCTCACCGGCCACCTGGTGCTGAGCACGCTGCACACCAACAACGCCGCCGGCGGCATCACCCGCCTGCTCGACATGGGCGTCGAGGATTACCTGCTCACCTCCACCGTCAACGGCATCGTGGCACAGCGGCTGGTGCGCCGTCTGGAGCCGGTGCATGCCGAGAAATATCCGGCATCGCCGGAGGAAATCGAGAAATTCAACCTGCGCCGGTTCCAGCCGCAGGGCGAGATTTTCCTGCATCGCGCGAAGCCGTCGGCGCTGTCGCCCACCGGCTATCTGGGTCGCACCACCATCATGGAACTGCTGGTCATCGACGACGACATCCGGCGCGCGGTGATGCGCCATGCGGGCATGGACGAGATCGAGAAACTCGCGCGCCAGGCCGGCATGCTGACCATGTACGAAGTCGGTATCGCCAAGGCCCTGCGCGGCGAAACCACCATCGAGGAAGTGCTGCGCGTCACCGAGGACGCCTGA
- the xerD gene encoding site-specific tyrosine recombinase XerD has product MPTIRDRRSFTRDLPPLADADADAIERFLDAAWAERGLAQATLSAYRSDLQALARQRPGLLGLERDALFECLAQRARQGYSPRSTARLLSCLHAFYAHAVRVGLRKEDPGALLQPPTLPRLLPKALSEAQVAALLAAPDLASATGVRDRAMLELMYACGLRVSELVGLPGTAVNLRQGVLRVTGKGGRERLVPLGEESRHWLERYLREARPVLLAGVRTPGAVTAMFVNADGGVPSRQAFWAWVKRYAALAGIDPGKISPHGLRHSFATHLLNHGADLRALQLLLGHSSLSTTQIYTLVARDRLRNLHAQHHPRA; this is encoded by the coding sequence ATGCCGACCATCCGCGACCGCCGCAGCTTCACCCGCGATTTGCCACCGCTGGCCGACGCCGATGCCGACGCCATCGAGCGCTTTCTGGACGCGGCGTGGGCTGAGCGGGGGCTGGCGCAGGCCACTTTGTCTGCCTACCGCAGCGATTTGCAGGCATTGGCGCGCCAGCGGCCGGGCTTGCTGGGCCTGGAACGCGATGCGCTGTTCGAGTGCCTGGCCCAGCGTGCGCGGCAGGGGTATTCGCCGCGCAGCACCGCACGGCTGCTGTCCTGTCTGCATGCTTTTTATGCGCATGCGGTGCGCGTGGGGCTGCGCAAGGAGGATCCCGGCGCGCTGTTGCAGCCGCCGACCCTGCCGCGGCTGTTGCCCAAGGCGCTGTCCGAAGCGCAGGTGGCGGCGCTGCTGGCTGCACCCGACCTGGCGAGCGCGACAGGCGTGCGTGATCGGGCGATGTTGGAGCTGATGTATGCCTGCGGCTTGCGTGTCAGCGAGCTGGTGGGGCTGCCGGGGACTGCGGTGAACCTGCGCCAGGGCGTGCTGCGCGTTACCGGCAAGGGCGGCCGCGAGCGGCTGGTACCGCTGGGCGAGGAGTCGCGGCATTGGCTGGAACGCTACCTGCGGGAGGCGCGCCCGGTGCTGCTTGCCGGCGTGCGCACCCCGGGCGCGGTGACGGCGATGTTCGTGAATGCCGACGGCGGGGTGCCCAGCCGGCAGGCATTCTGGGCATGGGTGAAACGCTATGCGGCGCTGGCCGGGATTGATCCGGGCAAGATCAGCCCGCACGGCTTGCGCCACAGTTTTGCCACCCATCTGCTCAATCACGGCGCCGATTTGCGCGCCCTGCAGCTGTTGCTGGGCCACAGTTCATTGTCCACGACGCAGATTTACACCCTGGTGGCCCGCGATCGCCTGCGCAATCTGCATGCGCAGCATCATCCGCGCGCATGA
- the lptG gene encoding LPS export ABC transporter permease LptG yields MKHWPRLHDSYIASVVLTSVLLAWGVLLGLDVVLAFAGEMSNVGQGAYTVNHAIAATGLTIPSRAYGLFPTASVIGVLLGLGQLAASSELTALRALGLSRRRLGVSAVLMLLVLTALMVVNGETLAPWGDERAQDIKSVRHSDMVVSRYSGLWAREGGMFLNARSGEPKQRGNDRWLELRGVRLFEFAEDGRLRSVANVDVAEHRAGHWLLHGVERTTFDAKSVRRSKVGEERWNSRLDESALASSVTKPGNMASSDLRASIDYRKRNSLESADFESVYWSRWFYPLNVLALCLAAIPFAFGSLRSGGYGKRVFVGIVFALGFWVLQLVFSRLAGIYRFDFRVAYALPPLIMLAVSYLMFRRRSS; encoded by the coding sequence ATGAAGCATTGGCCTCGCCTGCACGACAGCTATATCGCCAGCGTGGTGCTGACCAGCGTGCTGCTGGCCTGGGGCGTGTTGCTGGGGTTGGACGTGGTGCTGGCGTTCGCGGGCGAGATGAGCAACGTGGGGCAGGGTGCCTACACGGTGAACCATGCGATTGCCGCCACCGGATTGACGATCCCGAGCCGGGCCTACGGCCTGTTCCCCACGGCGTCGGTGATTGGCGTGCTGCTGGGCTTGGGCCAGCTCGCCGCGTCGTCGGAACTGACCGCGCTTCGCGCGCTGGGGCTGTCGCGGCGGCGGCTGGGGGTGTCGGCGGTGTTGATGCTGCTGGTGCTGACCGCGTTGATGGTGGTGAACGGCGAGACGCTGGCGCCCTGGGGCGACGAGCGCGCGCAGGACATCAAGTCGGTGCGCCACAGCGACATGGTGGTCTCCCGCTACAGCGGCCTGTGGGCGCGCGAAGGCGGCATGTTCCTCAATGCGCGCAGCGGCGAGCCCAAGCAGCGTGGCAACGACCGTTGGCTGGAGCTGCGCGGCGTGCGCCTGTTCGAGTTCGCCGAAGATGGCCGCCTGCGCTCGGTCGCCAACGTCGATGTCGCCGAACATCGGGCCGGCCACTGGCTGCTGCATGGCGTCGAGCGCACCACCTTCGATGCCAAGTCGGTGCGCCGCAGCAAGGTGGGCGAGGAACGCTGGAACTCGCGACTGGATGAATCCGCGCTGGCCTCCAGCGTGACCAAGCCGGGCAACATGGCCAGCAGCGACCTGCGCGCCAGCATCGACTACCGCAAGCGCAACAGCCTGGAATCGGCCGACTTCGAAAGCGTTTACTGGAGCCGCTGGTTCTACCCGCTGAACGTGCTGGCGCTGTGCCTGGCCGCGATTCCGTTTGCGTTTGGCTCGCTGCGCAGCGGCGGCTACGGCAAGCGGGTGTTCGTCGGCATCGTGTTCGCGCTGGGGTTCTGGGTGCTGCAGCTGGTGTTTTCGCGTCTGGCCGGCATCTATCGTTTCGATTTCCGCGTTGCCTATGCGCTGCCGCCGCTGATCATGCTGGCGGTGTCGTATCTGATGTTCCGCCGGCGCAGCAGCTAG
- the lptF gene encoding LPS export ABC transporter permease LptF, with the protein MPKLDRYLSAEFARAVLAALVILGMVSLGGVFADLIGEMASGKVPPSLLLSQLGLRLLGYLPLILPLGLLLGLLLATGRLYRDSEMHVLHALGVGPQRLLRPVLAVTLPVLAIIALCSLWLGPWANQVARGMVIEANKNLLVAGLEPGRFTPMANGGVAYAGEMSSDGTRLARVFIFRERGERMDVATARSGELYRDHGARVLALLDGFRVEGPATGTDLDYRLMRYARNEMQLPAPDDQRKLEDPEFQSTARLLGNGAAPARAELHWRIAPTLLALAFALIAIPLGRSPPRQSRHGAILLGFLAYLVGIFMMMLGTRWLADGSLPVVVGLWWLLLPMLGLGIWLYARDGQVSRAWWRR; encoded by the coding sequence ATGCCGAAGCTGGACCGCTACCTCAGTGCCGAATTTGCCCGTGCCGTGCTTGCGGCGCTGGTGATATTGGGCATGGTCAGCCTGGGCGGCGTGTTCGCCGACCTGATCGGCGAGATGGCGAGTGGCAAGGTACCGCCATCGCTGTTGCTCTCGCAGCTTGGCCTGCGTCTGCTGGGCTATTTGCCGCTGATCCTGCCGCTGGGCCTGCTGCTGGGCCTGTTGCTGGCCACCGGCCGCCTGTATCGCGATTCCGAAATGCACGTGCTGCATGCGCTGGGCGTGGGCCCGCAACGCCTGCTGCGTCCGGTGCTGGCAGTGACGCTGCCGGTACTGGCGATCATTGCGCTGTGTTCGTTGTGGCTGGGGCCGTGGGCCAACCAGGTGGCGCGCGGCATGGTGATCGAGGCCAACAAGAACCTGCTGGTGGCCGGGCTGGAGCCGGGCCGCTTCACCCCCATGGCCAACGGCGGCGTGGCCTATGCCGGCGAAATGTCGAGCGATGGCACCAGGTTGGCGCGGGTGTTCATCTTCCGCGAGCGCGGCGAACGCATGGATGTGGCGACCGCCCGCAGCGGCGAGCTGTATCGCGACCACGGCGCGCGCGTGCTGGCCTTGCTTGACGGGTTCCGGGTGGAAGGGCCGGCCACGGGGACAGACCTCGACTATCGGTTGATGCGCTATGCCCGCAACGAGATGCAGCTGCCGGCACCGGACGACCAGCGCAAACTGGAGGACCCGGAATTCCAGTCAACGGCGCGCCTGCTGGGCAATGGCGCAGCACCGGCGCGGGCCGAGCTGCATTGGCGCATCGCGCCGACGCTGCTGGCGCTGGCGTTTGCATTGATCGCCATTCCGCTGGGGCGCAGCCCTCCCCGGCAGTCGCGTCACGGGGCGATTTTGCTGGGGTTCCTGGCGTATCTGGTGGGCATTTTCATGATGATGCTGGGCACCCGGTGGCTGGCCGACGGCAGCTTGCCGGTGGTCGTTGGCCTGTGGTGGCTGCTGCTGCCGATGCTGGGGCTGGGGATCTGGCTGTACGCCCGTGACGGGCAGGTTTCCAGGGCATGGTGGCGGCGATGA
- a CDS encoding RDD family protein, translated as MPDHERPSPLIGWRLLALLYDVFPVLALWFLAAAAFTLALGDAVRGGAAGLLEFAVFWAMAGLYAVFSWRRGGQTIGMRPWRLQVVAANGARPTTGALWRRYAVGSLSLLLGGLGFWWAWIDRSRLSWHDRASKTRMTRTQKPAS; from the coding sequence ATGCCCGACCACGAACGCCCCTCCCCGCTGATTGGCTGGCGCCTGCTGGCGCTTCTGTACGACGTTTTCCCCGTTCTGGCGCTGTGGTTCCTGGCCGCAGCGGCCTTCACCCTCGCGCTTGGCGATGCGGTCCGCGGCGGCGCGGCGGGGCTCCTGGAATTTGCAGTGTTCTGGGCAATGGCCGGGCTGTACGCCGTGTTCAGTTGGCGGCGCGGCGGCCAGACCATCGGCATGCGCCCGTGGCGACTGCAGGTGGTCGCCGCCAACGGCGCCCGGCCGACCACCGGCGCCCTGTGGCGCCGCTATGCGGTGGGTTCGCTGTCACTGCTGCTGGGCGGGCTGGGCTTCTGGTGGGCCTGGATCGACCGCAGCCGGCTCAGCTGGCACGACAGGGCCAGCAAGACGCGGATGACCCGCACGCAAAAGCCTGCTTCCTGA